The segment TCTGATCCATATTCTGTTACTTGTCTGTGTGTATGTGAGTCAGTGAAGCATAATTTTTTGTATGGGCAGATGTAACATGCTTCGGGATTGTTGAATATTCTTTTTATTTCATATGGGTCTTCTTGTTTCTTTTTATTTTTGTTATTAACTACGTATTGGTATTTGAATGTTAGTAGTTCATTATTAAAGCATAAAAATGCATTAGTTCCTTCAATTTCTATCATATTATCTTTATGGAATGGGTTGGAATTGTATTGTTTTTTGTGGTCTTTGGTTTGTTTTCTGTTAACTATATATCCATCTAGTTCGTATTTTTGTAGTATGCTGCTGCTTACTTCGTTATGGTATCCTGTATCGGCACTTATTTTATTTAATGGTACTGGACTATTTTGTATGGCTTTGGTTAGTGTTGGTGGTAGTTGATAATGGTCAGTAGGGTGATTGGAAACATGAATAGCTAATATTAGTTTGCTTGTGTAGTCTACTGCTGTTTGAAGATTGTATGATATTTCTTTTTTTCCTTTTTTGTTTAACATCCAACGAGCTTCACTATCATACAATGCCACAGTTTTTTGCCCACTACTTTTTAATTCTTCTTTCAAATGATATAAAAAGTCAAGTTTTTCTTTTAACTTCATATCACTATTTAACAAATTATAAGCAGGTTTTCTTAACTTATTTATAATCTCTTCATCATGATTATCATTTTCTAGTATTTTAATTAAACGATTAACATCTACTTTACGAATAACATTAAAACTACTGTTATATGCTTTAATAATTGTACCATCAATTGCTACATGATCAAAATCTGTTAAACCCAAATCAACAGCCAACTGCAATGTTCTAGAAAGAATAGACTTATAATAACAACCTAAAACAAAACGATAACGACTAATACTACGACTAGATGGTGTTAACCCATCCATCAACACCATATAAGGAATATTAGTACGTGAATTGCTCTCTATGTCCTTCGGAGAAAATACTTTATTACAATAAGCATATAAAAGCAATCCAAGCATGTTTTCAATTGGATAACGAGGACGTCCAGTTCCTTTTTGCTCAAAATAACCACAAATTTCCTGACAATAATTCTCAACAAAAAACTTGATAAAAAACAACAAATCATCATCCAAAACAAAACTAATCAAACCACGCTCACGTAACAAACGTTTCTTTTCATCAAAAACTTCAGAATACATAACATAAACACCCAACCATATAATATTTAATAAATCTAACAAAATATAATCAAAATATAAAAATACAATTAAATAAACATTAATACTTAGTTTAAAGACTAACTAACTACTTATATTAAATATTAAATAATTATAATTATTTATATAAAAAATAATATATAAAACTAACTGTAACTATCAAAAACAAGCAAAATACACGCAGAAAAAAATTAATAAAAAAATAAAAATAATTAAAAAAATAATAAAACTAAAATAAAAAAAGAACAATACACCATTAAAAAACTAAAATAAGAATAAATATGGAAAATTAAGATAAAATAAGTAATTTAAGAGTTTTGTCCAATACTCTTATTTATCCCCATCAGAAGATAACCTTAAAATCATAATTCCAAAAGATTTATTCTTTTAAGATTTGTTTAATAATTCTCCTAATCACTTAGTTATAAACTCCTGATGAATAAATTACTACTATCATACCAGTTGCTTTCTATAACTTATTCCATTTAATCATGAAGGATAATTTAATCAGTAATTATAGAATCCAATCCATTATAATAAACTTTGGAAATGTCCCCATGGGAAAAAAAATTAATACTATTTTGTCACATAACTATATATCATAATGAATTAAATTTTAACATGATTCAATAAAAATAAATGATAATCATCAAAGCTAAGAAAATATTTTTTTATACATCCATTAAAAAAATTATAAAAAATTAGTTATGTAGTGATTGAATGTTAAAATCTTATTTTTCATTATTAATTTGATTTAAATCAAAAGAAAAACTATGGTTGATATAAATGAATAAGAAACTAAAATATTCTTCGATATTACTAGTGTTTGCACTATTGTTAATACTTGCAAGCGGTTTAACTGCCGCAGCCGATATCGACAATGACAACACAGACATATCTGATAATAGCATAACAGACACGGTTGGTGAGAGTGTTTCAAGCACGCCACAACCAACTGATAATAGCATGGAGACGAAAAGCATAAAAGAAGCAGATAATGACGATACATATACTACAACTGCTTCAGAGGCTAAAGAATTAGCAAAAGATGAGAAAAACTTGAAAACAAAGATGAACACCGGAACATTAACCGCAACACCAGATAACGGTTATGTTGGTGATAATGTTACTTTATATTTAAAAGCTGGAACTAGTGATTTGATTCAAAGCCTATCATATAGTATCACAGTTAAATTTAATGATAAGCAAGTCTATTCCGGCAGCGGAAAACCTTCTTCAAGGGGTAATGCATACCTGACTATCCCAGTACCAAACCTTGAACCGGGTGAATATACCGTTACCATGAAATGGGGTTATTCAAACGATTTCATCGGAGCAACAGGAAGTACTCCATTCACAATTCTAAACGGTGCTGTTGACACAAAAATAACCGCAGTTGGAACCATAAATGGAGAAATAGATAATACAATACTTCCTATTAACATTACAGA is part of the Methanosphaera sp. BMS genome and harbors:
- a CDS encoding transposase, whose protein sequence is MYSEVFDEKKRLLRERGLISFVLDDDLLFFIKFFVENYCQEICGYFEQKGTGRPRYPIENMLGLLLYAYCNKVFSPKDIESNSRTNIPYMVLMDGLTPSSRSISRYRFVLGCYYKSILSRTLQLAVDLGLTDFDHVAIDGTIIKAYNSSFNVIRKVDVNRLIKILENDNHDEEIINKLRKPAYNLLNSDMKLKEKLDFLYHLKEELKSSGQKTVALYDSEARWMLNKKGKKEISYNLQTAVDYTSKLILAIHVSNHPTDHYQLPPTLTKAIQNSPVPLNKISADTGYHNEVSSSILQKYELDGYIVNRKQTKDHKKQYNSNPFHKDNMIEIEGTNAFLCFNNELLTFKYQYVVNNKNKKKQEDPYEIKRIFNNPEACYICPYKKLCFTDSHTHRQVTEYGSEYTQQMKYKLETIEGKEEYKKRSKTVEAPFGTFKQQYHINKLPFIKTQNIENNINLYSITYNIKRIINMIELELDVNKEYQTFKKEKIKEYQL